In Quercus lobata isolate SW786 chromosome 12, ValleyOak3.0 Primary Assembly, whole genome shotgun sequence, a genomic segment contains:
- the LOC115972503 gene encoding protein EXORDIUM-like, translating to MASCVSITQIIFLIVLFTSLFLFSSAKPIQTQQSLLFQYHNGHLLTGNVSIDIIWYGKFASYQRDIITDFILSLSSSTPTKAQPNVATWWNIIEKYYSLVKPKISKVVPSLGNQIMDPNYSIGKHLNMNQIERLASKGSQKHAINVVLTSADVAVQGFCSKCGTHGYLESELVNKHKHHYKFAYIWVGNAETQCPSNCSWPFNLDIYGPKTPPLVAPNNDVGVDGMVMNLASLLAGTATNTFGNGYYQGPKEEPREAVSACPGMYGFGASPGFPGKLLVDVKTGASYNAYGVNGRKYLLPPLYDPSTKTC from the coding sequence ATGGCCTCTTGTGTCTCAATAACCCAAATAATTTTTCTGATCGTCTTGTTCACGTCTTTGTTCCTTTTCAGCTCCGCCAAACCAATCCAAACACAGCAATCACTGCTCTTCCAATACCACAATGGCCATCTTCTAACTGGGAATGTCTCCATTGATATCATATGGTACGGCAAATTCGCATCCTACCAGCGAGATATCATCACagatttcattctctctctctcttcttcaacaCCCACAAAAGCCCAACCCAACGTTGCCACGTGGTGGAACATCATCGAGAAATACTACAGCCTCGTTAAGCCCAAGATTTCCAAAGTCGTACCCTCGTTGGGGAACCAGATCATGGATCCGAACTACTCCATCGGCAAACACCTGAACATGAACCAAATCGAACGGTTGGCTTCAAAAGGTAGCCAGAAACACGCCATTAACGTGGTTCTAACATCGGCTGACGTGGCAGTCCAAGGTTTCTGCTCCAAATGTGGGACCCATGGGTATTTGGAGAGTGAACTCGTTAATAAGCACAAGCACCACTACAAATTTGCTTACATTTGGGTTGGCAATGCAGAGACTCAGTGCCCAAGCAATTGTTCGTGGCCATTTAACCTAGACATTTACGGACCCAAGACCCCACCATTGGTTGCACCCAACAACGACGTGGGTGTGGATGGCATGGTCATGAACTTGGCTAGTCTGTTGGCTGGGACGGCTACGAACACATTTGGAAATGGTTACTACCAGGGTCCGAAGGAAGAGCCACGAGAGGCTGTGTCGGCTTGTCCTGGTATGTATGGTTTTGGGGCTTCTCCTGGCTTTCCTGGGAAACTCTTGGTGGATGTCAAGACCGGTGCTAGCTATAACGCATATGGTGTTAATGGAAGGAAATACTTGCTTCCCCCACTCTATGATCCATCTACCAAAACATGTTAA